One genomic segment of Aquipluma nitroreducens includes these proteins:
- a CDS encoding S8 family peptidase, translating into MKKLNVLTAVLLAGLVIAGCSQKDELQVSDHLSTLKNASVKTDYEMVPNEILVKFKEGTEVSKKEAVFAKLNGKLKEKILTKMMEKQNDKNGIDLVTISGNVADAISKAKDLPEVEYAEPNYIYQHFSTSNDTYYTNGSLWGMYGDATSPANQFGSQAGEVWATGHTGSGAVYVGIIDEGYMYTHEDLAANVGTNPGEIAGNGVDDDNNGYIDDVYGWDFDGNNNSVFDGTGDDHGTHVAGTIGGVGGNKIGVAGICWNVKLLDAKFLGKRGGTTANAIKAVDYFTGLKENGLNIVATNNSWGGGGFSQGLKDAIDRANAAGILFIAAAGNDGTNNDVTDSYPSNYDSPNVIAVAAITSTGALASFSQYGATTVDIGAPGYGIWSTVPKSSKGKIISGYASYSGTSMATPHVTGAAALYASTYPGATAAQIKTAILSSAVPTASLSGKCVTGGRLNVSGF; encoded by the coding sequence ATGAAAAAACTAAATGTATTAACAGCCGTTTTGCTGGCAGGTTTAGTCATTGCCGGATGTTCTCAGAAAGATGAATTGCAGGTTTCTGATCATTTATCGACATTGAAAAATGCATCAGTGAAAACTGATTATGAAATGGTTCCCAATGAAATTCTGGTCAAGTTTAAAGAAGGTACCGAAGTGTCAAAAAAGGAAGCGGTTTTTGCAAAACTGAATGGAAAACTCAAAGAAAAAATCCTGACCAAAATGATGGAAAAGCAAAATGATAAAAATGGAATTGATTTGGTCACTATTTCAGGAAATGTTGCTGACGCTATTTCTAAAGCCAAGGATCTTCCTGAAGTTGAATATGCTGAACCAAATTACATTTATCAGCATTTTTCTACTTCTAATGATACTTATTATACCAATGGGTCATTATGGGGAATGTACGGTGATGCCACATCACCAGCCAATCAATTTGGAAGTCAGGCAGGTGAAGTCTGGGCTACCGGACACACTGGATCAGGAGCTGTTTATGTTGGTATAATTGACGAAGGTTATATGTACACTCACGAAGATCTGGCTGCGAATGTTGGAACAAATCCAGGCGAAATTGCAGGCAATGGAGTCGACGATGACAACAATGGTTACATTGATGATGTTTATGGTTGGGATTTCGATGGGAATAATAATTCAGTATTTGATGGCACTGGTGATGATCACGGAACACATGTCGCTGGAACCATTGGTGGAGTTGGTGGCAATAAAATAGGAGTTGCTGGAATTTGCTGGAATGTTAAATTGCTGGATGCTAAATTTCTTGGTAAACGGGGAGGAACAACAGCAAATGCAATCAAAGCAGTTGATTATTTTACAGGATTAAAAGAGAATGGTCTAAATATAGTTGCAACCAACAATTCGTGGGGTGGCGGAGGATTTTCTCAAGGTCTAAAAGATGCTATTGACAGAGCAAATGCTGCTGGTATTCTTTTTATTGCTGCAGCTGGCAATGATGGAACAAATAATGATGTTACAGATAGCTATCCTTCAAATTATGATAGTCCTAATGTAATTGCTGTTGCTGCTATTACATCTACAGGTGCATTAGCCAGTTTTTCTCAGTATGGGGCAACTACTGTGGATATTGGAGCTCCCGGTTACGGGATTTGGTCAACAGTTCCAAAGTCTTCTAAAGGCAAGATAATTTCGGGTTATGCAAGTTACAGTGGAACTTCAATGGCAACTCCTCATGTTACGGGTGCTGCTGCTTTGTATGCTTCAACATATCCCGGAGCAACTGCTGCCCAAATCAAAACGGCAATTTTAAGTTCTGCGGTACCGACTGCTTCTCTTTCAGGGAAATGCGTTACTGGAGGACGACTGAATGTGAGTGGATTTTAA
- a CDS encoding HD domain-containing protein: MTTVELLKECRLEFEEYFQSLVTGSPDNQQRVEDIRAHSLRVAGNSLLLAQNLLQTEEDKHIAEIIALFHDYGKAVMIVQGTESPINIQHNHAALSAKLIQQMGFYPKLSADVQLIILKSIEGHNKLKLPKLDNEQQTLFARLLRDADKLDIFETSYRFFKEKYGTQPLMAMDLINHVEISDKIIKSVLAGKTAAVEDMKTMNDYRLLLLSMAFDLNFKYTFRILSEKQYIQKIYETLPKRDLIIDAYRGIKLFVENKFVS; encoded by the coding sequence ATGACTACAGTAGAATTATTGAAAGAATGCCGTCTTGAGTTTGAAGAATATTTTCAGTCACTTGTTACCGGATCACCTGATAATCAGCAGAGGGTTGAAGATATTCGCGCGCATTCATTACGAGTTGCGGGTAATTCTCTTTTACTTGCACAAAATTTATTGCAAACAGAAGAAGATAAACACATCGCCGAGATTATTGCATTGTTTCATGATTACGGGAAAGCAGTCATGATCGTTCAGGGTACTGAATCGCCGATAAACATACAGCATAATCATGCGGCCTTATCGGCCAAACTGATACAGCAGATGGGATTCTATCCTAAGTTGTCCGCTGATGTTCAGTTAATTATTCTGAAGTCGATAGAAGGACACAATAAACTTAAATTACCCAAACTGGATAATGAGCAGCAAACTCTTTTTGCTCGCTTGCTTCGTGATGCCGATAAGCTGGATATTTTCGAAACGTCGTACCGCTTTTTTAAGGAAAAATATGGCACCCAGCCTTTAATGGCCATGGATTTGATTAACCATGTCGAGATTTCGGATAAGATAATTAAAAGTGTTTTGGCCGGAAAAACTGCAGCAGTGGAGGATATGAAAACCATGAACGATTATCGGCTGTTGCTATTGTCGATGGCTTTTGATCTTAATTTCAAATACACATTCAGAATTTTGAGCGAGAAGCAGTACATCCAGAAAATATACGAAACCCTACCTAAACGCGATCTGATTATTGATGCTTATCGGGGAATTAAACTGTTTGTAGAAAATAAATTTGTTTCCTGA
- a CDS encoding AraC family transcriptional regulator translates to MNRPVNKIQREITPLSQGDCLLVFDRQKSKFDFPIHFHPEFELNFIQHAINAERVVGDHKSMITDAELVLVGPNLYHGWNDGKCKSEKIHEITIQFHRDLIHENLLARNMMKPIRELLNNASHGILFSEETTQQITPQLQQLSKKNGLDTFIGLISILHVLSVSENQRLLCSGDMNTTDFENSNQIKKAFEYIAQNYQEKIRINDVAQYLNVTETTLSRLIKKRTGKSFVDFLNDYRIGFASRWLTETNQTISEIAVRCGFYNISNFNRIFRKNKGCTPSQYRENFSGIKRVS, encoded by the coding sequence ATGAATAGACCTGTCAACAAGATACAGCGTGAAATCACGCCTTTGTCGCAAGGCGATTGCCTGTTGGTTTTCGACCGGCAAAAAAGCAAGTTTGATTTCCCCATACACTTTCATCCTGAATTTGAACTGAATTTTATTCAGCACGCTATAAATGCTGAGCGAGTTGTGGGCGATCATAAAAGCATGATTACTGATGCAGAACTGGTTCTGGTGGGGCCAAACCTATACCATGGCTGGAATGATGGAAAATGTAAAAGCGAGAAGATTCATGAAATTACCATTCAGTTTCACCGCGACCTGATTCACGAAAACCTTCTGGCCCGAAACATGATGAAACCCATAAGAGAGTTACTAAACAATGCATCGCATGGTATCTTATTTTCAGAAGAAACAACCCAACAAATTACTCCACAGTTGCAGCAGTTATCAAAAAAAAACGGGTTGGATACTTTTATCGGCTTGATTTCGATACTGCATGTTCTTTCAGTTTCAGAAAACCAAAGACTTCTATGTTCAGGAGATATGAATACAACCGATTTTGAAAACAGTAATCAAATAAAAAAAGCATTCGAATACATTGCTCAAAATTACCAGGAGAAAATACGAATCAACGATGTAGCACAATATCTGAATGTTACTGAAACAACTTTGTCTCGTTTAATAAAAAAACGCACTGGAAAATCATTTGTCGATTTCCTGAACGATTACCGAATTGGATTTGCCAGCCGATGGCTTACTGAAACCAATCAAACTATTTCGGAGATAGCTGTCCGCTGTGGTTTCTATAACATATCTAATTTTAACCGGATTTTCAGGAAAAACAAGGGATGTACGCCTAGCCAATACCGTGAGAATTTTTCAGGAATAAAACGGGTTAGCTAA
- a CDS encoding (2Fe-2S)-binding protein produces MSKRLVCICNMVTEKEIVAALTKGARSTSEIQKMTRAGTSCGRCLPWIDSIVADFIANLDDPQQRINFSE; encoded by the coding sequence ATGAGTAAGCGGTTGGTTTGTATTTGCAATATGGTTACAGAAAAAGAAATTGTTGCTGCATTGACTAAAGGTGCAAGATCAACTTCTGAAATTCAAAAAATGACTCGAGCCGGAACTAGTTGTGGTAGATGTTTGCCTTGGATTGACTCAATTGTAGCAGATTTTATAGCCAACTTAGATGACCCACAGCAACGAATTAACTTTAGTGAATAA